The following proteins come from a genomic window of Falco peregrinus isolate bFalPer1 chromosome 16, bFalPer1.pri, whole genome shotgun sequence:
- the OLFML3 gene encoding olfactomedin-like protein 3 yields MGPWRCLLLLPLLAGALRAQQQQFMEYVERRLSLLEERISQWHDQSSRYSAELRDFKNQVLGMLETAEKERETMRSEAESAAVRVDRLEREVDYLETQNPAPPCVEVDETLMEKQVATAKQRKNEKYTKLTDCSDTIASVRAMKILKRFGSTSGLWTKDAAGNSEKIYVFDGTANDTVYVFPRMREFTLFSATRKAARIKLPYPWVGTGHLVYDGHLYYIRQQGPFQVIKFNLANKTVVDSSVFPAEEQIPVFGLSPFTYIEVAADEEGLWAIYATKEDEKNICLAKLDPTSLDIEQMWDTPCPRENAEGAFVVCGALHVVYNTRLPSRSRVQCVFDVSGTLSPEDASLVYFPKRYGSHSSMKYSPRERQVYAWDDGYQIIYRMEMKKKLEV; encoded by the exons ATGGGGCCCTGGcgctgcctgctcctcctgccgCTCCTGGCCGGGGCCCTGCgcgcccagcagcagcagttcatgGAGTACGTGGAGCGGCGCCTCAGCCTCCTGGAG GAGAGGATCTCACAGTGGCATGACCAGAGCAGCCGCTACTCCGCAGAGCTGCGGGACTTCAAGAACCAGGTACTGGGAATGCTTGAGACAGCGGAGAAGGAGCGGGAGACAATGCGGTCGGAGGCAGAGAGCGCAGCGGTGCGTGTGGACCGACTGGAGCGTGAAGTGGACTACCTGGAAACGCAGAACCCCGCACCGCCCTGCGTGGAGGTAGATGAGACACTGATGGAGAAGCAAGTGGCCACGGCCAAGCAGAGGAAGAACGAGAAATACACCAAGCTGACAG ACTGCAGCGACACCATTGCCAGTGTCAGAGCCATGAAGATCCTGAAGCGTTTCGGCAGCACCTCAGGGCTCTGGACCAAAGATGCTGCGGGGAACTCTGAGAAGATCTATGTCTTTGACGGCACTGCCAATGACACTGTGTACGTCTTCCCCCGCATGCGGGAGTTCACCCTCTTCTCCGCCACCCGCAAGGCTGCCCGCATCAAGCTTCCCTACCCCTGGGTGGGCACCGGGCACCTTGTCTATGATGGGCACCTCTACTACATCCGCCAGCAGGGCCCCTTCCAGGTGATCAAGTTCAACCTGGCCAACAAGACAGTCGTGGACAGCTCGGTGTTCCCAGCCGAGGAGCAGATCCCTGTCTTTGGGCTCTCCCCCTTCACCTACATCGAGGTGGCGGCGGATGAGGAGGGGCTCTGGGCCATCTACGCCACCAAGGAGGACGAGAAGAACATATGCCTGGCCAAGCTGGACCCCACCTCGCTGGACATCGAACAGATGTGGGACACACCGTGCCCACGGGAGAACGCTGAGGGTGCCTTTGTGGTGTGTGGGGCACTGCATGTGGTCTACAACACTCGCCTGCCCAGCCGCTCCCGTGTGCAGTGTGTCTTTGATGTCAGTGGCACGCTGTCCCCCGAGGACGCCTCCCTCGTCTACTTCCCCAAGCGCTATGGCTCCCACTCCAGCATGAAGTACAGTCCCCGGGAGAGGCAGGTCTATGCCTGGGATGACGGCTACCAGATCATCTACCGCATGGAGATGAAGAAGAAGCTGGAGGTCTGA